The nucleotide window CGAATTCCTGACTTGAAGAATTTAAAATAAGTTTGTTTGAAGAAAAAACAAATTTAACGCCTTTTATTTTTTCCGATGATACCAGTGAAACGCGTTTTAATGCTTCTAAAAAAGTATTTTTATTGATTTTGATTTTTTTATCGTTGTCCTTTGGAATGACCTGTTTATAATCCGGAAACTCTCCTTCTATGAGACGGACATTTATTATGGTTGTATTATTCTTTGCCGTTGCGCTTTTTTTGCCAACATGAAAAGTAAACTCCCCTTCGTTTTCATCGAGAAGTTTTCTGAATTCTCCGACACCCTTTTTCGGCAATATCGCCGGGTTTTCTATGTTTCCTATGTTTTCGCTCTTTTTATCTATTAACGCAAGACGATGACCGTCTGTTGTAACCATCTTTATCGTATCGCCATTTTTTTCTATATAAAATCCGTTGATATTATATCGTGTTTCGTCGGTCGATACCGCAAAAACGGTTTTTTCTATCATGTCTTTAAAAACATCTTTTTCGGTCTTTTTAAGCTTTGTTTCTTCTATTGCCGGAAATGCCGGAAATTCTTTTGCCGGCAAACCCATTATATTATATTTCGACTTCTGACATTTTATGGTAAGTTTTTCCCCTTCTTTTGCCGAGATATCTATATTTTCACCGGGAAGCTCTTTTATTATATCGTACAGCTTCCTCGCGTTTATTGTTATCGCTCCATCTTTTTTTGCTTTTACCTTGCAACAATCTTTTATAAATATTTCGAGATCCGTTGCCAGCGCATTCATCTGATTATTTTTTACTTCCAAAAGCACATTGGCCAGAATAGGCATGGTATTGCGCTTTTCTACTATACCCTGGACACGTTGGAGGATTTTTATAAAATCTTCTTTTGCTATAGTAAATTCCATTTTACCTCCCTTTGGTTCTTTCTTCTTTTATTATATATATATAAATATAAGAAAAGTAGTCGTCGTAGTATGCCCTGTCTATATGTTTATAACAGGGTAAAGTATAAAATATTTTTACTGTTTTTGCTATAAAAAAGTCTTAAGAACCTTTTTTTAAGCTGTTTAAAACAACCTTCGTTTTCTTATCAAAAAATAAAATCTTCTAAAAAGAAGATATCAAACACCTTTTCAACACCTAATTCACCCCGAGCTTGTTGGTAATTATTTGGATTTTTTCCTTAAGCTCGTGATTGTTGGAAAGCTCTTTTTCTATTTTTTTTACGGCATGAATCGCCGTTGAATGGTCCTTGCCGCCAAACGATTCTCCTATTTCCGGATAAGAATATTTTCCGAATTGTCTTGCAATATACATAGCCAACTGCCGCGGTAGCGCTATGTTTTTGTGCCGTCTTTTGCTCTTCAGGTCCGTGTTTTTAAGATTATATATTTCAGCCACGGCCTTTTGAATTTCTTCTATTGTAACGTTTTTTACGCCGCGTTCCCTGGTCAGGTTTTTAAGCGCTTCTTTGGCCATTATGAGGCTGATTTCCTGTCCCGTAAGGCTCGAAACGGCAATGACCCTGTTAAGATATCCTTCAAGTTCTCTTATGTTGGAGCTGGAAACAGAAGCAAGCCAGGTTGCTACATCGTTTGGCAAATCCACGGCTTCGGCCAAAGATTTATTTTTTAAAATAGCGATTTTGGTTTCCATATCCGGCGGCTGGATGTCGGCGATAAGCCCCCATTCGAAGCGGCTTCTCAACCGTTCTTCCATACCATCTATTTCCTTTGGAAACTTATCGCAAGTTACGACAATCTGCTTGTGCGCTTCATATAGTTCGTTAAACGTATGAAAAAATTCTTCCTGCGTACGTTCTTTTCCGCCCCAGAACTGAACGTCGTCTATCAAAAGGACGTCGATATTCCTGAATTTTTTCCTGAAATCGTCCATCTTGTTGCGGCTTACATAATTTATGAATTCATTCATAAACCGCTCGGAAGTATAATAACAGACATTTGTCGGTGTTTGCGCTTCCGCGATCTTATTTCCTATTGCCTGCAATAAATGTGTCTTGCCAAGTCCAACGCCGCCATATATGAAGAGCGGGTTATATTTGCTGCCGGGGTTCTTTGTGACAGCAAGGCACGCGGCGTGCGCGAATTCGTTCTTGGCGCCGACGATAAAGTTATCAAAGGTATATTTGGAGGAAACGCCGCTTTCGGTTGTCTTTTTCTTTGTTGCGGCACGCGGGGTCTGTTTTTGCTGTTCTACCTCGGGAACCTTGCCGTCATTGGAGATCTTCCACGCAATGGAATAATCCTGCGAGGTTACTTTTCTTATGACATCGGAGATTAGCGAAAGATAGTGTTCTTTTATCCATTCGAGGAAAAATTTATTAGGAACTTCGAGCTCGATGGTTGTATCGTCTGCGCCAAGGAATTTTATCGGCTTAAACCAGGTGGCGAAATGCTGGGCGCTGATATGCCCGGTAATCCCATCCAAACAGCTTTTCCAAACATTCGTTGCTTGCATTTATCTAAATCCAATTAAATCGGGATATTCACAGGGTTGTCCACAGCTGTTGATAGCTGTGTTGTGTGCCTATGGAGACCGTTAGAGTATCAAACTTGGTTCTGTTTGGCAAGAGATTTCTTGCCCAAAAAAGAAAAAATATTTGGACTTACCCACAGACAAGAAAGAAGAAAAAAGCTAATAAAATTAAGGAAATACGCCGCGAGCCTCTATAGCCTTGGCTACCCTGCTTACCCCGAGTATCATGGCTGCCATTCGAAGGTCGACCTTCTTATGCTCCTTTATATATATGACCTCGGCAAAGGCCTTTTTCATGATATGTTCGAGTTTTTGGTTTATCTCGGATTCATCCCAGAAAAAGTGCTGTAAATCCTGTACCCACTCGAAATAACTCACAAGCACCCCGCCTGAATTTGCCAGAATGTCAGGGATAACGAGCGTATCTTTGCCGTTTAGTATGCTTTCAGCCTCGAGGGTGGTCGGGCTGTTCGCGCCCTCGACGATTATAGAGGCCTTTATCTTTGCCGCGTTCTTTTCGTTGATCTGGCCTTCGAGTGCAGCCGGTATCAGCACGTCGGCCTTCTGGGCTAAAAGCTCTTCGCCGTTCATTGCCTGGGCCTTATTGAAGCCCGTAACCCCGCCTGTCTCTTCCTTGTGCTTTAAAAGGGAAAATATGTCCAGGCCTTTTTCGTTATATACAGCGCCTTTTGAATCGGAAACGCCGACGACCTGTATTCCCTTTTCGGCAAAAAGTTTGGCGCATCCGGCGCCGACCTTGCCAAATCCCTGAAGTATTACTTTTGCGTTCGAAGGATTCATTTCGCGTATTTTCATTGCCTCGAGCAGGGTCACAAGGACGCCGCGCGATGTTGAAAGCGGTTTGCCAAGAGAACCGCCAAGACAAAGCGGTTTGCCGGTGACAACGCCCGGCACGGAATATCCTTTCATCATTGAATAGGTATCCATCATCCATGCCATCATGCGCTCGTCGGTGTACATGTCGGGCGCCGGAATGTCGGATTCGGGCGAGATGACAAAGGCAAGTTCGTAGGTATATCTTCTGGTAAGACGTTCTATTTCCTTTATGCTCATCTTGGTTGTGTCGCACGCAACGCCGCCCTTTGCCCCTCCAAACGGAAGGTCCACGATCGCACACTTCCACGACATGAGGAACGCGAGCGCGGAAAGTTCGTTAAGCGCGACACTTGGATGGTACCGGATGCCGCCCTTGGACGGGCCCCTGGCTATCGAGTGCTGCACCCTGTAGCCGGTGAAGAACTCAACACGGCCATCGTCCATGGTAACCGGCACCGAGAGGATAAACGAACGCCGCGGGTGCTTTAGACGGTCGTATACGTCTTTTGGCAGATTGAGATGCTCGTTGGCTTTTTCGAGCCTGTAGAGCGCTTCTTTAAAGGAATCCGCGACCATAGGCATATGCCCCCTTAGTTGCAAAATTTGCCGTGTTAAAGACAGATAGGGAAAGTTTAAATCCGCTTGTCTGACAAGTCAAGACTTTAAGTTTTGAGACCGTTTAACATATCAAGATAGATTTTCCTGACACGGGTTGTTTTTTCGACGTAATCGCCAAGAAGCTTTTCTCCGGCATCGTTGTCGTTATAGTAGCCGTTCTTTTTCGCAAGCACTTCCGTTTCCGCGCTCCCGCGTTTCAAAACGCAGGCCGAGGTGTCGTGTATTATCCTTAGCCCTGTTTCGAGGCGCCTGAAAAACCAATATGCTTCAGTGAGGATTTTATAATTATCGGATAAAAGTTTTCCTGAATTCTCGAGTGCGCGTAGCGCCGAAAGCGTATCCGCTGCTTTTAAGCCCTTGTCAGCATTTCCGTATTTAAGCTGAAGCGCCTGGGTAAGGAATTCTATGTCAACAAGCCCGCCCTTGCCTGTTTTTATGTCAAAGGTATCGTTGTCTTCTTTTGCAAGCTCGGTCTCCATGCGCGCCCTGATGCGAAGCATTTCGTCGATGTCGGCATTGGAAAGCCCTTTTTTATATGTAATGTCGCGAAGTTTTTCGACCGTATCGCTGCCAAAAGCCGCATTACCGGCTACAGGACGGGCCTTGGTTGCGGCCTGCCGTTCCCAGATGCTTGCCTTGTCCAGGTGGTAGGAAAAAAGCGCGTCTTTTAAAATAACAAGCGGCCCGGAGCTCCCGGAGGGCCTAAGACGCGTATCGATGCTGAACACTATGCCGGCGTTGGTCCTTACAGAGAGAACGCTTATTATGCGCTGCGCAAGTTTGGCAAAGTATTCGTGGACAGATATGATCTTTGGCCCGCTAGTGTTTTCTTCTCCGGCGCTGTTGTCGTAGATAAAGATAATATCAAGGTCAGAGCCGTAGATAAGTTCCCCTCCCCCGAGCTTACCCATGCCGAGGACAAAGAACGAGTCGGTGCCCGGCAAGCCGTATTTCTTTCGAACTTCGCGAGAGGCTATTTTTATAGAGGCCTCGAGTACTGTTTCGGCAACGAGTGTTATCTGTCCGGATACGTCGTCTAAGGTCTTTAGCGTGTCGTTGATGCCGATTCTGAAAAATTCCTGGCTCTTAAAGCGTCTTAGAACGTAGAGTTCTTCTTCGTAATCAACGGCATTGTCGAGCATCGAGGAAAGTTCCGTCTGCATTTCCAGAGCGGTCTTTATGGGCCGCGACATTTCTCTTGAGAGAAGTATGTCGAGGTTTTCCGGATGCTCGGTTATAAAGTTCGAAAGAAATGCGCTTGAGCCGAATATTTTCAAGAGTTCCGCTATCAGCGGCGGATTTTCCGCGAGCATCGCGTATATACTCGTTCTTCCGCTTATTGCCGAGAGAAAACGTTCCATGTTCATAAGCGCCATGTCCGGGTCCGCTGTTTTGGAGGCGTTTGTGAGTATATGCGGCGCGATACGGTTTAGTATTTCGCTTATGCGCGCCGGCATTTTCTGCAGCGCGCCCTGTTCCCTCAGTATCCTTATGCTGTTCGATACAGCGCCGGTCTTTTTGAACCCGAGTTTTTTAAGTATCGAGTTTACCTCTGCTTCCGGAGTTTCTTCGTTTAATGCCACAAGTGCGTCAGGGGATGCGGTTTTTACGAGTTCGTCAGTTGAGGCGTAGAAAAGCGTTTTATATACCGATTGCACCTCGGTGGTCCGCTTTTCGTATTCCTTCCAGAATTCCTGTTCGGGGGTTTTTTTCTTACCAAAGCCCGACATACGGGCTATTCTAGAAAGTTCTTTTGTTTTTGCCGGAATGACCTGGGTTTGCTTGCATTCGACTATCTGTATCCTGTGCTCGAGATTTCTAAGAAATATATAATTTTCCGTAAGCGTTCTTGCTTCATCCGATGTTACGAGCTCAGCGGTAAGGAGCTTTTGTATTGCTTTAAGAGAGTTGTTTTCGCGCACCTCGGTCTTTTTGCCGCCGTGTATGAGCTGGAGCGCCTGGCAAAAGAACTCTATCTCGCGTATGCCGCCCTTACCGAGCTTTACGTCCACGGCATCGGGTTTTTGTCTTAATAGATGCACGTCGATCTTTTCTTTCATGTTCTTTATTTCTTCTATGGCTGCAAAATCCAGGTACTTCCTGTATACAAACGGGGATATCATCCGAAGAAATTCTTTTCCAAGCTCTGCATCCCCGGCAACAGGCCGCGCCTTTATCATCGCGCTTCTTTCCCATGTCCGGCCCCAGCTTTCGTAGTAAGTCTCGAGGCTTCGAAGCGAATTTGCGAGCTCGCCGCTCTTGCCCTCGGGCCTTAGGTCGAGGTCTACTCTGTAGACAAATCCTTCGCCCGTAGCTTCCCCTATCAGCTTTGTCACGCGCTCGGCAAGCTTTACGAAAAACGCGTGCAGGCTTATGCGGCTCGAATCTTTTTGGCCAATCCCCGCGGTTTCCCCTTCGGCAGAGGTATAGATGTACATTATGTCTATGTCAGAGGAAAAATTGAGCTCTCTTCCGCCGAGCTTTCCAAGCCCTAATACGCAAAAACTGGCCTCTTTCAGAGAACCGTCTTCCGTTGTACATAACGGCGTTCCGTAAGTTTCCTTGAGTTTTCTTGTTGTAAACGAAACAGCTACCTCGAGGCTTGCGGAGGCAAGGTCAGATACCTCTCTTGCGGTTTCCTGCATCGGAGCAAGGCCAAGAAGATCGCGGCTGCCTATTCTAAGGTATTCCTTATTTCTGTATTTTCTGAGAATATTGCCGAGTTCTTCGTGAGAATCCGCCGCAGTTGCCCAAACAGACAGCTCGGAGAGGAAAATATCGGTGTCTTTTACTATGGATAATTCGTTTTCGATAAAAAGTTTTTCGAGGTATACGGGATTTGCCGAAAGCATATGCGACAGGAATTCAGAAGAGCCGCAAAGCGTTGTCAGGCGTTCAAGATGTTTTTCCGTTTTGGCAAGTTCCTCGACGGCCGCGCTATCGGATACGCTGATTATCCTTTCGAGGTTTACGATGCAGTCGTCGGGTGAAGAAGAAAGCGAGGCAAGCTCGGTTATCCTGTCCAGTTTGTCCTTTAGCGCTGTTTGGTAAAGCGATTTCAGGTCTTTAAATATTTTTGCCGTATCGCCAAACCCGGCGGCTCTTAGCAGTTTTTCCGCTTCTTTTTCGTCGAGTTTTGTAATGCTGCTTGTCATATCGAAATATTAAACACCTTTTGGCGAAAAAAGGCAATATCGAGGCAAGGCGGCTTTTTTATCGCTGTAATCTGATATGCAATTATGGCGTGTCGGCAGAGCGTGTTACGGCGCGGTTATTTAAGCGGCACGTTATTGCTTCTCCATGCGTTCATGCCGCCGGAGACGTTTATTACCTTTTTGAACCCGAGACTAAGCATTACTTCCTGTGCCCCTTTGCTCCTTTTTCCGCTTCTGCACACAAGGAGATAGGTTTTTGTCTTGTCGAGTTTCGAGACCTTGTCCTTAAAATCCGAAGCAAGATAATCCACGTTAACCGCGTTTTCAACGTGGCCTTCGTTAAATTCCGCGGGTGTCCTTACGTCCAGGAGCACTGTGGAAGAATTTTTTTTCATGAGCTCGTATGCTTTTGCCGGGGTCATGTCGCTATCTTCGGCAAGGCCGCTACCCGGTATCGTTGCAATTACGGCAAAGGCCGCGGCGAATAACAGGCCAAAAAGGATTTTTCTTACTACCGTCATATTCAAAAATCTCCTGTTTAGAGATTATCCGGAAATCGATGGTGGGCGGTGCAGGGTTTGAACCTGCGACTTCCACCGTGTGAGGATGGCACTCTACCGCTGAGTTAACCGCCCGTATTTTATCCATATAGTATGCCTACTCCGTGCTTTGGTGTCAAGCCAATGTTTTTACATATTGCCAAAAAGCGGCGGTGCGGTTATAATTTTTTTATGCGCATATTAGGGCTGGATGTGGGCAACAAAAGGATAGGGGTGGCGCTTAGCGACCCCGGCGGCCTTATAGCCCAACCCTGTCTTGTCATAACAAGGCGCGGACTCGATGCGGATGTTGCCGAGGTGCTAAAGGCCGCTACGTTAAACGATGTCGAGAAAATAGTGGTCGGTCTCCCATACTCACTTGACGGCACGCTAGGGCCGCAGGGAGAAAAAGTATTAAAATTTATCGAAGCGCTCAAAAAAGCAACTTCGCTCGATATAGAGACATGGGATGAGAGGTTTTCCACTGCCGCTGTCGAGAGAACTCTTATAGAAGGAGATGTTTCGCGCGCCGACAGAAAAGGCGTGGTCGATAAGGTCGCGGCAGCTTTTATTTTGCAGGGTTATCTTGACTCAAAAGGCCCGAGGGAGTAGTATATGGGCCTTATCTTGGAATAGCGCGACAAAGAAGAGGATATGAAACTAGATAGAATCAAACTCATTACCATAGCCGCTTTTGCGGCAACGGCGGCAGCTGTTGCTGCCGTATATTTTTATGCATTGATTTTTATTCCTTTAAGCGGCGCCTCGGATATTCCGGCCGCAAAGACCGTGTTTATTCCAAAGGGCGCGAGCTTTCGGCAAATCGCCAATATCCTTGTAAAAGAAGGTCTTATAAAAAGTTCCAAAGGCTTTGATTACGC belongs to Deltaproteobacteria bacterium and includes:
- the ruvX gene encoding Holliday junction resolvase RuvX, whose protein sequence is MRILGLDVGNKRIGVALSDPGGLIAQPCLVITRRGLDADVAEVLKAATLNDVEKIVVGLPYSLDGTLGPQGEKVLKFIEALKKATSLDIETWDERFSTAAVERTLIEGDVSRADRKGVVDKVAAAFILQGYLDSKGPRE
- the dnaN gene encoding DNA polymerase III subunit beta translates to MEFTIAKEDFIKILQRVQGIVEKRNTMPILANVLLEVKNNQMNALATDLEIFIKDCCKVKAKKDGAITINARKLYDIIKELPGENIDISAKEGEKLTIKCQKSKYNIMGLPAKEFPAFPAIEETKLKKTEKDVFKDMIEKTVFAVSTDETRYNINGFYIEKNGDTIKMVTTDGHRLALIDKKSENIGNIENPAILPKKGVGEFRKLLDENEGEFTFHVGKKSATAKNNTTIINVRLIEGEFPDYKQVIPKDNDKKIKINKNTFLEALKRVSLVSSEKIKGVKFVFSSNKLILNSSSQEFGDATEELEAEYGAQDIEIAFNAKYFVDALGAINEELVEITLKDALSPATLCGAENKDYLCIIMPMRL
- the dnaA gene encoding chromosomal replication initiator protein DnaA gives rise to the protein MQATNVWKSCLDGITGHISAQHFATWFKPIKFLGADDTTIELEVPNKFFLEWIKEHYLSLISDVIRKVTSQDYSIAWKISNDGKVPEVEQQKQTPRAATKKKTTESGVSSKYTFDNFIVGAKNEFAHAACLAVTKNPGSKYNPLFIYGGVGLGKTHLLQAIGNKIAEAQTPTNVCYYTSERFMNEFINYVSRNKMDDFRKKFRNIDVLLIDDVQFWGGKERTQEEFFHTFNELYEAHKQIVVTCDKFPKEIDGMEERLRSRFEWGLIADIQPPDMETKIAILKNKSLAEAVDLPNDVATWLASVSSSNIRELEGYLNRVIAVSSLTGQEISLIMAKEALKNLTRERGVKNVTIEEIQKAVAEIYNLKNTDLKSKRRHKNIALPRQLAMYIARQFGKYSYPEIGESFGGKDHSTAIHAVKKIEKELSNNHELKEKIQIITNKLGVN
- a CDS encoding rhodanese-like domain-containing protein, which translates into the protein MTVVRKILFGLLFAAAFAVIATIPGSGLAEDSDMTPAKAYELMKKNSSTVLLDVRTPAEFNEGHVENAVNVDYLASDFKDKVSKLDKTKTYLLVCRSGKRSKGAQEVMLSLGFKKVINVSGGMNAWRSNNVPLK
- a CDS encoding Glu/Leu/Phe/Val dehydrogenase, with translation MPMVADSFKEALYRLEKANEHLNLPKDVYDRLKHPRRSFILSVPVTMDDGRVEFFTGYRVQHSIARGPSKGGIRYHPSVALNELSALAFLMSWKCAIVDLPFGGAKGGVACDTTKMSIKEIERLTRRYTYELAFVISPESDIPAPDMYTDERMMAWMMDTYSMMKGYSVPGVVTGKPLCLGGSLGKPLSTSRGVLVTLLEAMKIREMNPSNAKVILQGFGKVGAGCAKLFAEKGIQVVGVSDSKGAVYNEKGLDIFSLLKHKEETGGVTGFNKAQAMNGEELLAQKADVLIPAALEGQINEKNAAKIKASIIVEGANSPTTLEAESILNGKDTLVIPDILANSGGVLVSYFEWVQDLQHFFWDESEINQKLEHIMKKAFAEVIYIKEHKKVDLRMAAMILGVSRVAKAIEARGVFP
- the glnE gene encoding bifunctional [glutamate--ammonia ligase]-adenylyl-L-tyrosine phosphorylase/[glutamate--ammonia-ligase] adenylyltransferase, translating into MTSSITKLDEKEAEKLLRAAGFGDTAKIFKDLKSLYQTALKDKLDRITELASLSSSPDDCIVNLERIISVSDSAAVEELAKTEKHLERLTTLCGSSEFLSHMLSANPVYLEKLFIENELSIVKDTDIFLSELSVWATAADSHEELGNILRKYRNKEYLRIGSRDLLGLAPMQETAREVSDLASASLEVAVSFTTRKLKETYGTPLCTTEDGSLKEASFCVLGLGKLGGRELNFSSDIDIMYIYTSAEGETAGIGQKDSSRISLHAFFVKLAERVTKLIGEATGEGFVYRVDLDLRPEGKSGELANSLRSLETYYESWGRTWERSAMIKARPVAGDAELGKEFLRMISPFVYRKYLDFAAIEEIKNMKEKIDVHLLRQKPDAVDVKLGKGGIREIEFFCQALQLIHGGKKTEVRENNSLKAIQKLLTAELVTSDEARTLTENYIFLRNLEHRIQIVECKQTQVIPAKTKELSRIARMSGFGKKKTPEQEFWKEYEKRTTEVQSVYKTLFYASTDELVKTASPDALVALNEETPEAEVNSILKKLGFKKTGAVSNSIRILREQGALQKMPARISEILNRIAPHILTNASKTADPDMALMNMERFLSAISGRTSIYAMLAENPPLIAELLKIFGSSAFLSNFITEHPENLDILLSREMSRPIKTALEMQTELSSMLDNAVDYEEELYVLRRFKSQEFFRIGINDTLKTLDDVSGQITLVAETVLEASIKIASREVRKKYGLPGTDSFFVLGMGKLGGGELIYGSDLDIIFIYDNSAGEENTSGPKIISVHEYFAKLAQRIISVLSVRTNAGIVFSIDTRLRPSGSSGPLVILKDALFSYHLDKASIWERQAATKARPVAGNAAFGSDTVEKLRDITYKKGLSNADIDEMLRIRARMETELAKEDNDTFDIKTGKGGLVDIEFLTQALQLKYGNADKGLKAADTLSALRALENSGKLLSDNYKILTEAYWFFRRLETGLRIIHDTSACVLKRGSAETEVLAKKNGYYNDNDAGEKLLGDYVEKTTRVRKIYLDMLNGLKT